A region of Ammospiza nelsoni isolate bAmmNel1 chromosome 8, bAmmNel1.pri, whole genome shotgun sequence DNA encodes the following proteins:
- the ITPRIP gene encoding inositol 1,4,5-trisphosphate receptor-interacting protein, whose translation MPVGLFRVCLLVITAIVNHPLFFPKENGTVPEHTEEIIQKMKEREESLRLEQLRLEQEIAHQEATQKALEEAAVVVEESKEGRVRWDMWTALSMVIFLLIELWRQDFQEGNWQDIGGEEDDMAVLGKAFKGVALPDKAVLASFYEKRILGTTGDMARMREMVEGFADDLLEALRSVCNRDADMEVEDCMGVGSMYENWRVRKPFVCDLIVPFAPPEPYCFRCQTWCSGDSFPPDEQGYGTIKVCRADEDVTGCICDKTKLGEDMLCLLHSQVSSTKPSSEMEDLLCFKNTQYLDADQVMKWFQIAVTKAWNRISHKYEFDLSFSLLDSPGALKIKFKSGKSIAFNLTPVVQYENSDVYFISHFPRSSLAADVPSSTHWFLTFAVYERRFIQLVSKTLPANACHVSCLQILSFLHGKQCSLTGPSGLTNYHLKTVLLHLLQACPGQDWAPEKLEARLQDMLKFLEKCLHEKKLYHFFIGNGKVPAELGFPIIFQRAEPLNLFRPFVLRRDIYRKMVDTFHEMLRNMSALINEYTVHIPLAHTNGIRKEPL comes from the coding sequence ATGCCCGTGGGACTCTTCCGGGTGTGCCTACTGGTGATCACAGCCATTGTCAACCACCCGCTCTTCTTCCCTAAGGAGAATGGCACGGtccctgagcacacagaggAAATCATCCAGAAGATGAAGGAGCGGGAGGAGAGCCTGCGGCTGGAGCAGCTGCGCTTGGAGCAGGAAATCGCACACCAGGAAGCCACACAGAAGgctctggaggaggctgcagtggTAGTGGAGGAAAGCAAAGAGGGAAGGGTCCGATGGGATATGTGGACTGCCCTCTCCATGGTCATCTTCCTGCTGATCGAGCTCTGGAGGCAGGATTTCCAGGAAGGGAATTGGCAGGACATAGGAGGAGAAGAGGATgacatggcagtgctggggaaggcaTTTAAAGGAGTGGCCTTGCCCGACAAGGCTGTCCTGGCCAGCTTCTATGAGAAGCGTATCCTGGGTACCACTGGAGACATGGCCAGGATGCGGGAGATGGTGGAAGGCTTTGCAGATGACCTGCTGGAGGCCTTGAGGAGCGTCTGTAACCGGGATGCTGACATGGAAGTGGAGGATTGCATGGGTGTGGGGAGCATGTATGAGAACTGGAGAGTGCGCAAACCCTTCGTCTGTGATCTGATAGTGCCTTTTGCTCCCCCGGAGCCTTACTGCTTTCGCTGCCAGACCTGGTGCTCTGGTGACTCTTTTCCCCCAGATGAACAAGGTTATGGCACTATcaaggtgtgcagggcagatgAGGATGTGACGGGCTGCATCTGTGACAAGACAAAACTAGGGGAAGATATGCTGTGCCTCCTCCATAGCCAGGTCAGTAGTACCAAGCCCAGCAGTGAGATGGAAGACCTCCTGTGCTTCAAAAATACTCAATATCTGGATGCTGACCAAGTCATGAAGTGGTTCCAGATTGCTGTCACCAAGGCCTGGAACAGAATCTCCCACAAATATGAATTTGACCTTTCCTTCAGCCTCCTGGACTCGCCAGGAGCCCTGAAGATAAAATTTAAATCGGGGAAATCTATTGCCTTCAACCTCACCCCTGTGGTGCAGTATGAGAACTCTGACGTTTACTTCATCTCCCACTTCCCTcggagcagcctggcagcagatGTTCCCTCCAGCACCCACTGGTTTCTCACCTTTGCAGTGTATGAGAGGAGGTTCATCCAGCTGGTCTCCAAAACACTGCCTGCCAATGCCTGCCACGTCAGCTGCCTTCAGatcctctccttcctccatGGGAAGCAGTGCAGCCTCACAGGTCCCAGTGGGCTCACCAACTACCACCTGAAAACAGTGCTGCTGCATCTCCTGCAGGCATGTCCCGGCCAGGACTGGGCCCCAGAAAAGCTGGAGGCCCGCCTACAGGACATGCTGAAATTCCTAGAGAAATGTTTGCATGAAAAGAAGCTTTATCACTTCTTTATTGGCAATGGGAAGGtaccagcagagctgggtttcCCCATCATATTTCAGAGGGCTGAGCCTCTCAACCTTTTCCGTCCCTTTGTGCTGCGCAGGGACATTTACAGGAAGATGGTGGACACGTTCCACGAGATGCTCAGGAACATGTCTGCACTGATAAATGAGTACACAGTGCACATTCCCCTTGCACACACCAATGGGATCCGTAAGGAACCCCTTTAA